Proteins from one Canis lupus familiaris isolate Mischka breed German Shepherd chromosome 26, alternate assembly UU_Cfam_GSD_1.0, whole genome shotgun sequence genomic window:
- the LOC100687940 gene encoding LOW QUALITY PROTEIN: U2 small nuclear ribonucleoprotein A'-like isoform X1 (The sequence of the model RefSeq protein was modified relative to this genomic sequence to represent the inferred CDS: deleted 2 bases in 1 codon; substituted 1 base at 1 genomic stop codon) yields MVLKKLICHYSKIEGCTVNIQKSMDFLYASNDQVEFDIKNNIYITSLKNRILGTGTGSRRQQDGEADGSVHQAVQDRELDLQGYRIPVIENLGATLDQFDAIDFSDNKVRKLDGFPLLRRLKTLLVNNNRMCRTGEGLDQALPRLRELILTNNSLVELGDLDPLASLKSLTYLSILRNPVTNKKHYRLYVIYEVPQVRVLDFQKVKLKEPQEAEKMFKGKRGTQLAKDIARRSKTFSPGAGLPTDKKKGVGQLNTNKKXIYIKKKERCGPSPGDVEAIKNAIANVSTLAEVEQLKGLLQSGQIPGRERRSGPTDDGEEEMEEDTVTNGS; encoded by the exons atggtgctgaagaAACTAATATGCCATTACAGCAAAATTGAAGGATGCacagtaaatatacaaaaatcaatggaTTTCCTGTATGCCAGCAATGATCAAGTGGAGTTTGacattaaaaacaacatttaCATTAC atcaCTTAAAAACAGAATCTTGGGCACCGGCACCggcagcaggaggcagcaggATGGTGAAGCTGATGGCTCAGTACACCAAGCCGTGCAGGACCGTGAGCTGGATCTCCAGGGGTATAGAATTCCTGTCATTGAAAATCTGGGTGCTACCTTAGACCAGTTTGATGCTATTGATTTTTCTGACAACAAAGTCAGGAAACTGGATGGTTTTCCTTTGTTGAGAAGGCTGAAAACACTATTAGTGAACAACAATAGAATGTGCCGTACCGGTGAGGGACTTGATCAGGCTCTACCACGTCTGAGAGAActcattctcaccaacaat AGTCTTGTGGAACTGGGTGACCTGGACCCTTTGGCATCTCTCAAATCACTGACTTACCTAAGTATTCTGAGAAATCCTGTAACAAACAAGAAGCATTATAGACTGTATGTAATTTATGAAGTTCCACAAGTCAGAGTATTAGATTTCCAGAAGGTGAAACTAAAAGAGCCtcaggaagcagagaaaatgTTCAAGGGCAAACGGGGTACACAACTTGCAAAGGATATTGCCAGGAGAAGCAAAACTTTCAGTCCAGGTGCTGGTTTGCCAACTGACAAAAAGAAAGGTGTGggccaattgaacaccaataaaaaataaatttatataaaaaaaaaagaaaggtgtggGCCATCTCCAGGGGATGTAGAAGCAATCAAGAATGCTATAGCAAATGTGTCAACTCTGGCTGAGGTGGAGCAGCTGAAGGGTTTGCTACAGTCTGGTCAGATACCTGGCAGAGAACGCAGATCAGGCCCCACTGATGATGGTGAAGAGGAGATGGAAGAAGACACGGTCACAAATGGGTCCTGA